One Armatimonadota bacterium DNA segment encodes these proteins:
- the ftsZ gene encoding cell division protein FtsZ: MGHLDRDLRRYAAIKVVGVGGGGSNAVNRMISAGLRGVEFIAINTDAQALALSSADKKIHIGSKLTKGLGAGGDPEVGRQAAEESKEDLYEALEGADMVFITAGMGGGTGTGGSPVVAEVARELGALTIGVVTKPFGFEGRRRAQAAEEGVRALKQKVNTLITIPNDRLLQIIDRTATVVEAFRVADDVLRQGVQGIADLITVPGLINLDFADVRTIMHEAGSALIGIGVASGEDRALRAAQAAISSPLLETSMQGARGVLINVTGGLDLGLLEVSEAAQIIKDAADPDANIIFGAVIDDKVNGEVRITVIATGFDAERKPAQTVAEEPEVTDDGVRALINDLDIPAFLRRR; encoded by the coding sequence ATGGGACATCTGGATCGAGACCTGCGCCGGTACGCGGCCATCAAGGTGGTCGGCGTCGGGGGCGGCGGCAGCAACGCGGTCAACCGGATGATCAGCGCCGGCCTGCGGGGCGTGGAGTTCATCGCCATCAACACCGACGCCCAGGCCCTCGCCCTGAGCAGCGCCGACAAGAAGATCCACATCGGCAGCAAGCTCACCAAGGGGCTGGGGGCGGGGGGAGACCCCGAGGTGGGCCGCCAGGCGGCCGAGGAGAGCAAGGAGGACCTCTACGAGGCCCTGGAGGGGGCCGACATGGTGTTCATCACCGCCGGCATGGGCGGCGGCACCGGCACCGGGGGCTCCCCGGTGGTGGCGGAGGTGGCCCGGGAACTGGGGGCGCTGACCATCGGGGTGGTCACCAAGCCCTTCGGCTTCGAGGGCCGGCGGCGGGCGCAGGCGGCCGAGGAAGGCGTCCGGGCGCTCAAGCAGAAGGTCAACACGCTGATCACCATCCCCAACGACCGGCTGCTGCAGATCATCGACCGCACCGCCACCGTGGTGGAGGCATTCCGGGTGGCCGACGATGTCCTGCGGCAGGGGGTGCAGGGGATCGCCGATCTGATCACGGTGCCGGGCCTGATCAACCTGGACTTTGCCGACGTGCGGACCATCATGCACGAGGCGGGGTCGGCCCTGATCGGCATCGGAGTGGCCAGCGGCGAGGACCGCGCCCTGCGGGCCGCCCAGGCGGCCATCAGCAGCCCCCTGCTGGAGACCTCCATGCAGGGCGCCCGGGGCGTGCTGATCAACGTGACCGGCGGGCTGGACCTGGGGCTGCTGGAGGTCAGCGAGGCCGCGCAGATCATCAAGGACGCCGCCGACCCCGACGCCAACATCATCTTCGGGGCGGTCATCGACGACAAGGTCAACGGCGAGGTGCGCATCACCGTCATCGCCACGGGGTTCGACGCCGAGCGCAAGCCCGCCCAGACCGTGGCCGAGGAGCCCGAGGTCACCGACGACGGGGTGCGGGCGCTGATCAACGACCTGGATATCCCCGCCTTCCTGCGGCGGCGCTGA
- a CDS encoding site-2 protease family protein: MRDLFTEPERLSGLVSSHFPVAGVVEDGGRVAFVVLVPPDGRERFLALRRRLEPLGLLPMLRERDGRVLLVLLPRPPRTPWRWAPNAALFAATILTTFLAGYLMARPLVEAGYLSSAASGGASFAAALMAILVTHEMGHKVASVLRGVDSSLPYFIPMFPPLGTMGAVIITRTPAPNRDALIDVGAAGPIAGFAVAVPVLIIGITHSFVIRPTDFSGITLPDPLLLQWLIRWLLHPPSDAVVLGHPILFAGWIGLLVTSLNLLPAGMLDGGHAVRALLGRRGHQVLSWAAVGVAVLLGYWVMAVLIFLMIPRGHPGPLDDVSPARPSRWVMGLALLAIFAVSVVPSEASPLGRWWR, from the coding sequence GTGAGGGATCTGTTCACCGAGCCGGAGCGGCTGTCCGGTCTCGTCTCCAGCCACTTTCCCGTCGCTGGCGTGGTGGAGGACGGGGGGAGGGTGGCTTTTGTCGTCCTCGTGCCCCCCGACGGCCGAGAGCGCTTCCTGGCCCTGCGGCGGCGCCTGGAGCCCCTGGGGCTGCTGCCCATGCTGCGGGAGCGCGACGGCCGCGTGCTGCTGGTCCTGCTGCCCCGCCCGCCGCGGACGCCGTGGCGGTGGGCTCCCAACGCGGCGCTGTTTGCCGCCACCATCCTCACCACCTTTCTGGCCGGCTACCTGATGGCCCGGCCGCTGGTGGAGGCGGGCTATCTGTCCTCGGCGGCCTCCGGGGGCGCCAGCTTCGCGGCGGCGCTGATGGCGATCCTGGTGACCCACGAGATGGGCCACAAAGTGGCGTCCGTCCTGCGGGGGGTGGACAGCAGCCTGCCCTACTTCATTCCCATGTTCCCTCCCCTGGGCACCATGGGGGCGGTCATCATCACCCGCACCCCGGCTCCCAACCGCGACGCTCTCATCGACGTAGGGGCCGCGGGACCCATCGCCGGGTTTGCGGTCGCCGTGCCGGTGCTGATCATCGGCATCACCCATTCGTTCGTGATCCGGCCCACGGACTTCAGCGGGATCACCCTGCCCGATCCCCTGCTGCTGCAGTGGCTGATCCGGTGGCTGCTGCACCCGCCGTCCGACGCGGTGGTCCTGGGCCATCCCATCCTGTTCGCGGGATGGATCGGCCTGCTCGTCACCAGCCTGAACCTGCTGCCGGCGGGCATGCTGGACGGGGGCCACGCGGTCCGGGCCCTGCTGGGCCGCCGAGGCCACCAGGTCCTGTCGTGGGCGGCGGTGGGGGTGGCGGTTCTTCTGGGATACTGGGTGATGGCCGTCCTGATCTTCCTGATGATCCCCCGGGGGCACCCCGGCCCGCTGGACGACGTCTCCCCGGCTCGCCCCAGCCGGTGGGTGATGGGGCTGGCGCTGCTGGCGATCTTCGCGGTGAGCGTCGTGCCCTCCGAGGCCTCCCCCCTCGGGCGGTGGTGGCGGTGA
- a CDS encoding ABC transporter permease subunit, protein MSWSVAAAVFRKETVEALRDHRTVLVALLLPAILMPTLTVALPALAERQRRARESAAVVVAVEGETADLLEAAGGIRSVRVPDPEAALEAGTVDAVLRAEPVGGGIRRVVVLYDRTRPGSVVARARVQQALAAATQAHVRRRLAEAGLAEAALVALAVSERDVAGRARSGQLLLAGVLPFVVVLWAVLGGQHAALDTGAGEAERQTLELLLATPAPRAAIAAGKFLAVWTTALAAVAMVVASTVAGLWAGARLPLGLPPVSLAVPPAAAAALVLLAVTVVAFLSAVQLALSLLARSVRQAQQYFTPVYLLVSLPALAAPVLDGWEKAAWAYLVPGLGTVFASRGLLLGTLPPAWLALAVLSPAAGALVGLAASARLLGREEALFRA, encoded by the coding sequence GTGAGCTGGTCCGTGGCGGCCGCCGTCTTCCGCAAGGAGACGGTGGAGGCCCTGCGGGATCACCGGACGGTCCTGGTGGCCCTGCTGCTGCCGGCGATCCTGATGCCCACCCTCACCGTGGCTCTTCCCGCCCTGGCCGAGCGCCAGCGCCGCGCCCGCGAGTCCGCGGCGGTGGTGGTGGCGGTGGAGGGAGAGACCGCAGACCTGCTGGAGGCCGCCGGAGGAATCCGGTCTGTCCGGGTCCCCGACCCCGAAGCCGCCCTGGAGGCGGGCACGGTGGACGCCGTCCTCCGGGCCGAGCCGGTCGGGGGCGGGATCCGCCGCGTCGTCGTGCTGTACGACCGCACGCGCCCGGGCTCGGTGGTGGCGCGGGCGCGGGTGCAGCAGGCGCTGGCGGCCGCCACTCAGGCTCACGTCCGGCGGCGACTGGCGGAGGCAGGGCTGGCGGAGGCGGCCCTGGTGGCGCTGGCCGTCAGCGAGCGCGATGTGGCCGGACGCGCCCGGTCGGGCCAGCTGCTCCTGGCCGGCGTGCTGCCCTTCGTCGTGGTCCTGTGGGCCGTGCTGGGCGGCCAGCACGCCGCCCTGGACACCGGCGCCGGAGAGGCCGAGCGCCAGACCCTGGAGCTGCTTCTGGCCACCCCCGCGCCCCGGGCGGCGATCGCGGCGGGAAAGTTTCTGGCGGTCTGGACCACGGCACTGGCCGCCGTCGCCATGGTGGTGGCCAGCACTGTGGCCGGCCTGTGGGCGGGAGCCCGCCTGCCGCTGGGGCTGCCCCCCGTGTCCCTTGCCGTCCCTCCGGCCGCCGCGGCGGCCCTGGTCCTCCTGGCCGTGACGGTGGTGGCTTTCCTGTCCGCCGTCCAGCTCGCCCTCAGCCTGCTGGCCCGCAGCGTGCGCCAGGCCCAGCAGTATTTCACGCCGGTCTACCTGCTGGTGAGCCTGCCCGCCCTGGCCGCGCCTGTCCTGGACGGGTGGGAGAAGGCCGCCTGGGCCTACCTGGTGCCTGGCCTGGGAACCGTGTTCGCCTCCCGAGGGCTGCTCCTGGGCACGCTGCCGCCTGCCTGGCTGGCCCTGGCCGTCCTGTCTCCCGCGGCCGGTGCCCTGGTCGGCCTGGCCGCCTCCGCCCGCCTGTTGGGCCGCGAGGAAGCGCTTTTTCGAGCCTGA
- the nrdR gene encoding transcriptional regulator NrdR — translation MRCPYCSHDDTRVLDSRPVDEGAAIRRRRECPRCSRRFTTYERMDHVPVMVVKRDGRREPFDRSKVLRGLMLACGKRPVSMDDLEKIVDEVEREVTGRGDREVSSLQIGALVMERLRRLDDVAYVRFASEHRRFRDLDMLVEEAETLKERKRREEALRAQVPLLSVEGGPTKTPS, via the coding sequence ATGCGCTGCCCGTACTGCTCTCACGATGACACCAGGGTCCTCGACTCCCGGCCGGTGGATGAGGGTGCGGCCATCCGCAGGCGCAGGGAGTGCCCCCGCTGCAGCCGCCGCTTCACCACCTACGAGAGGATGGACCATGTGCCCGTGATGGTGGTCAAGCGGGACGGGCGCCGGGAGCCCTTCGACCGCTCCAAGGTCCTGCGGGGGCTGATGCTGGCCTGCGGCAAACGCCCCGTCAGCATGGACGACCTGGAGAAGATCGTGGACGAGGTGGAGCGGGAGGTGACCGGGCGCGGCGACCGGGAGGTCAGCTCGCTGCAGATCGGCGCGCTGGTGATGGAGCGGTTGCGACGGCTGGATGATGTGGCCTACGTGCGGTTTGCCTCCGAGCACCGGCGGTTCCGGGACCTGGACATGCTCGTGGAGGAAGCCGAGACCCTCAAGGAGCGCAAGAGGCGGGAAGAGGCCCTGCGCGCCCAGGTCCCCTTGCTGTCCGTCGAAGGCGGTCCGACCAAGACACCCTCGTAA
- a CDS encoding adenosylcobalamin-dependent ribonucleoside-diphosphate reductase yields the protein MTTSSPATDLPRETLEYFGGDELRARVFFDKYALRDPGGRPLETLPPQMWRRIARELASVEATPQARREWEEKFYWLLEDFRFIPGGRIMHGAGNPKRVTLLNCYVIPIRDDSIEAIFDWMKEAARTYSLGGGVGTDISILRPRGAPVNNAARSSTGAVSFMELMSLTTGTIGQSGRRGALMITIADSHPDVLDFVRVKRNLTRVRYANISVRVSDAFMRAVEADGTWDLVFHNEKASVRRTVRARELWAELIRGARDYAEPGVIFWDQVVRWSTSEYDGMEVITTNPCSEIPLEPYGNCCLGNVNLARFVADPFTSQARVDWDQLEPALRYATRFLDNVLDYNADKHPLPQQREASLRSRRIGVGFTGLGDMLIQLGLRYDSEEAIAFVDRLFDRIKNVVYDASASLAAEKGVFPAYDPERHLRGPFLATLQPAVLERIRRHGLRNVALLTVPPVGSGAALAGVTSGIEPVFALSYIRRSESLSQETFTVYHPLVREYMARFGIEREADLPPYFVTAHQIKPEMRVRMQAAIQKHIDHSISSTVNLPRDTPPEEVERIYFLAWKLGCKGITVYREGSREGILLTEEQAAEQAAPTAAAPAGPARAAPRPRPKVTAGRTERVETPRGRVYVVVNEDEWGVCEVFVHSLDAEAEAIGRLASLALRGGLDPRQVIEQLWRVQSKEVAFDRSASGTVVRVSTIAQAVALALGRALYGDDFRPDKEFPRADVLPEPRVRARQQPLRFAAGSPVPAAEAAEGNGERAVHLEFIGICPDCGSQLVHENGCAHCPSCGYSRC from the coding sequence GTGACGACGTCCTCTCCGGCGACCGACCTGCCGCGCGAGACCCTGGAGTATTTCGGTGGCGACGAGCTGCGGGCCCGGGTGTTCTTCGACAAGTACGCCCTCCGGGATCCCGGCGGACGGCCCCTGGAAACCCTCCCCCCGCAGATGTGGCGGCGGATCGCCCGGGAGCTGGCGTCGGTGGAGGCCACCCCCCAGGCCCGGCGGGAGTGGGAGGAGAAGTTCTACTGGCTGCTGGAGGACTTCCGGTTCATCCCGGGCGGGCGCATCATGCACGGGGCCGGCAACCCCAAGCGGGTCACCCTGCTGAACTGTTACGTCATCCCCATCCGGGACGACTCCATTGAGGCGATCTTCGACTGGATGAAGGAGGCGGCCCGTACCTACTCCCTGGGCGGCGGCGTGGGGACGGACATCAGCATCCTCCGCCCCCGGGGGGCCCCGGTGAACAACGCGGCCCGCTCCAGCACCGGCGCGGTCTCCTTCATGGAGCTCATGTCCCTGACCACCGGCACCATCGGCCAGAGCGGCCGGCGGGGAGCGCTGATGATCACCATCGCCGACTCGCACCCCGACGTGCTGGACTTCGTGCGGGTCAAGCGCAACCTCACCCGGGTTCGCTATGCCAACATCAGCGTGCGGGTGAGCGATGCCTTCATGCGGGCCGTGGAGGCCGACGGCACCTGGGACCTGGTGTTCCACAACGAGAAGGCCTCGGTACGGCGGACGGTGCGGGCGCGGGAACTGTGGGCCGAACTGATCCGGGGCGCCCGGGACTACGCCGAGCCGGGGGTCATCTTCTGGGACCAGGTGGTCCGCTGGTCCACCTCCGAGTACGACGGCATGGAGGTCATCACCACCAATCCCTGCTCCGAGATCCCCCTGGAGCCGTATGGCAACTGCTGCCTGGGCAACGTGAACCTGGCGCGCTTTGTCGCGGACCCGTTCACATCCCAGGCCCGGGTGGACTGGGACCAGCTGGAGCCGGCGCTGCGCTACGCCACCCGGTTTCTGGACAACGTGCTGGACTACAACGCCGACAAGCACCCCCTGCCCCAGCAGCGCGAGGCCAGCCTGCGGTCCCGCCGCATCGGCGTGGGGTTCACGGGGCTGGGCGACATGCTGATCCAGCTGGGCCTGCGCTACGACTCCGAGGAGGCCATCGCGTTCGTGGACCGGCTGTTCGACCGCATCAAGAACGTGGTCTATGACGCCAGCGCCTCCCTGGCCGCCGAGAAGGGCGTCTTTCCCGCCTACGACCCCGAGCGCCACCTCCGCGGCCCGTTCCTGGCCACCCTGCAGCCGGCTGTCTTGGAGCGCATCCGCCGCCACGGCCTGCGCAACGTGGCCCTGCTCACGGTGCCCCCGGTGGGCAGCGGGGCCGCCCTGGCGGGCGTCACCAGCGGCATCGAGCCTGTGTTCGCCCTGTCCTACATCCGGCGGTCCGAGTCCCTGTCCCAGGAGACGTTCACCGTCTACCACCCGCTGGTGCGCGAGTACATGGCCCGCTTCGGGATCGAGCGGGAGGCCGACCTCCCTCCGTACTTCGTCACCGCCCACCAGATCAAGCCCGAGATGCGGGTCCGGATGCAGGCGGCGATCCAGAAGCACATCGACCACTCCATCAGCAGCACCGTCAACCTGCCGCGGGACACGCCGCCGGAAGAGGTGGAGCGGATCTACTTCCTGGCCTGGAAGCTGGGGTGCAAGGGGATCACCGTGTACCGGGAGGGCAGCCGGGAGGGCATCCTGCTGACCGAGGAGCAGGCGGCCGAGCAGGCGGCCCCGACCGCCGCGGCTCCGGCGGGACCCGCCCGCGCCGCCCCCCGCCCCCGGCCCAAGGTCACCGCCGGCCGCACCGAGCGGGTGGAGACTCCCCGCGGGCGGGTGTACGTGGTCGTCAACGAGGACGAGTGGGGGGTCTGCGAGGTCTTCGTCCACTCCCTGGACGCGGAGGCGGAGGCCATCGGGCGGCTAGCGTCGCTGGCCCTGCGCGGCGGCCTCGACCCCCGGCAGGTCATCGAGCAGCTGTGGCGGGTCCAGAGCAAGGAGGTGGCGTTCGACCGCTCGGCCAGCGGGACGGTGGTGCGGGTGTCCACCATCGCCCAGGCCGTGGCCCTGGCCCTGGGCCGGGCGCTGTACGGAGACGACTTCCGCCCCGACAAGGAGTTCCCGCGGGCCGACGTGCTGCCCGAGCCGCGGGTCCGCGCCCGCCAGCAGCCGCTGCGGTTCGCCGCGGGATCCCCGGTCCCGGCGGCGGAAGCCGCCGAAGGGAACGGCGAGCGGGCCGTCCACCTGGAGTTCATCGGCATCTGCCCCGACTGCGGCAGCCAGCTGGTGCACGAGAACGGGTGCGCCCACTGTCCGTCGTGCGGCTACTCCCGGTGCTGA
- a CDS encoding VOC family protein, translating to MTTLPDPDRYLPDGTTVGYVHLGASDPRGLAAFYRERLGFRLIAEASGTWVLSADGRPPLHLAISPASAPRRRTAGLYHLAVLYPTRQVLAGVLARLLASGWPLQGAADHGVSEAIYLADPEGNGVEIYADRDPDVWPRRGGALAMVTRPLDLDGLLRLAAPDREAAGGRIGHVHLHVTDLDRADGFYADALGFVVTQRSYPGARFYAAGDYHHHVGVNIWAGTDLPSPQADAPGLREFSVRLPSAAAWPAVRARLGRHRVAVEDVRDRGEHLAVRVRDPDGIAVVVEVPAGGPLSWPGRPAELPADG from the coding sequence ATGACCACTCTGCCCGACCCTGACCGGTACCTGCCCGACGGCACCACGGTGGGCTACGTCCACCTCGGCGCCTCCGACCCCCGGGGGCTGGCCGCCTTTTACCGGGAACGCCTGGGCTTTCGCCTGATCGCGGAGGCGTCCGGCACCTGGGTGCTCTCCGCCGACGGGCGCCCGCCGCTGCACCTGGCCATCTCGCCGGCGTCGGCGCCCCGCCGCCGGACCGCCGGCCTGTACCACCTGGCCGTGCTGTATCCCACCCGCCAGGTGCTGGCCGGGGTTCTGGCGCGCCTGCTGGCCTCGGGCTGGCCCCTGCAGGGGGCCGCCGACCACGGCGTCAGCGAGGCCATCTATCTGGCCGACCCGGAGGGGAACGGCGTCGAGATCTATGCCGACAGGGACCCCGACGTCTGGCCGCGCCGCGGCGGTGCCCTGGCCATGGTGACGCGGCCGCTGGACCTGGACGGCCTTCTCCGGCTGGCCGCGCCGGACCGGGAGGCGGCGGGCGGGCGGATCGGCCACGTCCACCTGCACGTCACGGATCTGGACCGGGCCGATGGGTTCTACGCCGACGCCCTGGGGTTCGTGGTCACCCAGCGCAGTTATCCCGGGGCGCGGTTCTACGCCGCGGGGGATTACCACCACCACGTGGGGGTGAACATCTGGGCCGGCACCGACCTGCCCTCACCTCAGGCGGACGCCCCGGGCCTGCGCGAGTTCTCGGTCCGCCTGCCGTCGGCCGCGGCGTGGCCGGCGGTGCGGGCCCGCCTGGGCCGTCACCGGGTGGCGGTGGAGGACGTTCGGGACAGAGGGGAGCACCTGGCCGTGCGGGTGCGGGACCCCGACGGCATCGCGGTGGTCGTGGAGGTGCCCGCGGGAGGGCCGCTGTCCTGGCCGGGTCGTCCGGCCGAGCTGCCAGCGGACGGGTGA
- a CDS encoding citrate/2-methylcitrate synthase: MGVEFRAGLKDVVAVTSAISTVDGEAGRLLYRGYDIRDLALHTTYEEVVHLLWEGELPTRAQAAALTASLADARALPEPVLSSLRSCPPAAHPLDVLRTAVSVAGLVDPDGRATDDAAVRRKAVRLTAQIPAMVAAWHNLRRSRPVVPAHPQGGTAAHFLYALTGRPPSPVAARTMDMIFVLHAEHEINASTFAVRVAAATHTDLHSAVVAAIGTLKGPRHGGANEDVLAMLLEIGEPERAEGYIQRRLAERARMSKEERARPENRIPGFGHAVYRVDDPRAGVLREMARQLSEEAGTARVYETAVRVYETMRRETDLPVNVDFFSAVVYHALGIPADLCTSIFACARVSGWCAHAREQYHDRLIRPRARYTGPPPRPLVPLERRG, from the coding sequence ATGGGGGTGGAGTTCCGGGCAGGACTGAAGGACGTGGTGGCGGTCACCTCCGCCATCTCGACCGTGGATGGGGAGGCGGGGCGCCTTTTGTACCGCGGCTACGATATCCGCGACCTGGCCCTGCACACCACGTACGAAGAGGTGGTCCACCTCCTGTGGGAGGGCGAGCTGCCCACCCGGGCGCAGGCGGCGGCGCTGACCGCCAGCCTGGCCGACGCCCGGGCGCTGCCCGAGCCCGTCCTGTCCTCCCTGCGCTCGTGTCCTCCCGCCGCCCACCCCCTGGATGTCCTGCGGACGGCGGTATCGGTGGCGGGCCTGGTCGATCCCGACGGCCGGGCCACCGACGACGCCGCGGTCCGCCGCAAGGCGGTGCGCCTGACCGCCCAGATCCCGGCGATGGTGGCGGCCTGGCATAACCTGCGCCGCAGCCGCCCGGTGGTCCCGGCGCATCCGCAGGGAGGGACGGCTGCCCACTTTCTGTACGCGCTGACCGGCCGCCCGCCCAGCCCGGTGGCGGCGCGGACCATGGACATGATCTTTGTGCTCCACGCCGAGCACGAGATCAACGCCAGCACGTTCGCAGTCCGGGTGGCGGCCGCCACCCACACCGACCTGCATTCGGCCGTGGTGGCCGCCATCGGCACCCTCAAAGGTCCCCGTCACGGTGGGGCCAACGAGGATGTGCTGGCCATGCTGCTGGAGATCGGGGAGCCTGAGCGCGCGGAGGGATACATCCAGCGCCGGCTGGCCGAGCGCGCCCGCATGTCCAAAGAGGAGCGCGCCCGCCCCGAAAACCGGATTCCGGGGTTCGGCCACGCCGTCTACCGGGTGGATGATCCGCGGGCCGGAGTCCTGCGGGAGATGGCCCGCCAGCTCAGCGAGGAGGCCGGTACGGCGCGGGTGTACGAGACCGCGGTCCGGGTGTACGAGACCATGCGCCGGGAGACGGACCTGCCGGTCAACGTGGACTTCTTCTCGGCGGTGGTGTACCACGCCCTGGGCATCCCCGCCGACCTGTGCACGTCGATCTTCGCCTGCGCCCGGGTCAGCGGGTGGTGCGCCCACGCCCGGGAGCAGTACCACGACCGGCTCATCCGGCCCCGGGCCCGGTATACGGGCCCGCCGCCGCGGCCTCTGGTGCCTCTGGAGCGGCGAGGCTAG
- a CDS encoding phosphate/phosphite/phosphonate ABC transporter substrate-binding protein, producing MQRRVGLLGVALALAVTLVGLPAGTAVGQSKLVMVFVPSRETDVILTSGQILGRMLSVSLGIPVEAVVSTSYTAAVEAMCAGRADIGALNPFSYVLAHQKCGVEVAAISVRFGLPYYRAQISVRADSGITRIEQLRGKRFAFVDPASTSGYLFPAAMLKKMGYDPDTFFSQTVFAGSHPNVILAIYRGQVDGGATFEDARTTVQAQFPDVMEKVKPIAYTNPIPNDTWSLSVRLSPEMRARIKDRLLRIATTTEGKEALRNLYSIEGLTDVVELTDEQVRQLGIRFPPSIAERIVRRGGRVVIPIGDWYFQPIRDAATYLGLDLQKLAR from the coding sequence ATGCAGCGCAGGGTAGGCCTGCTGGGTGTGGCGCTGGCCCTGGCGGTGACGCTGGTCGGCCTCCCGGCCGGGACCGCCGTCGGCCAGAGCAAACTGGTGATGGTGTTCGTCCCCTCCCGGGAGACCGACGTCATTCTCACCAGCGGTCAGATCCTGGGACGGATGCTCAGCGTGTCGCTGGGGATTCCGGTCGAGGCCGTGGTCTCCACCAGCTACACGGCCGCCGTGGAGGCCATGTGCGCCGGGCGGGCGGACATCGGGGCCCTCAACCCGTTCAGCTACGTCCTGGCGCACCAGAAGTGCGGCGTGGAGGTGGCGGCCATCTCGGTCCGGTTCGGGCTGCCCTACTACCGGGCGCAGATCAGCGTCCGCGCCGACAGCGGCATCACCCGGATCGAGCAACTGCGGGGCAAGCGGTTCGCCTTCGTGGATCCCGCCTCCACCTCCGGATACCTGTTCCCGGCGGCCATGCTCAAGAAGATGGGCTACGACCCCGACACCTTCTTCTCCCAGACCGTCTTCGCCGGCTCCCACCCCAACGTCATCCTGGCCATCTACCGGGGGCAGGTGGACGGCGGAGCCACCTTTGAGGACGCCCGGACCACCGTGCAGGCCCAGTTCCCCGACGTGATGGAAAAGGTGAAGCCCATCGCCTACACCAACCCCATTCCCAACGACACCTGGAGCCTGAGCGTGCGGCTGAGCCCGGAGATGCGGGCGCGCATCAAGGACCGCCTGCTCCGCATCGCCACCACCACCGAGGGCAAGGAGGCGCTGCGGAACCTGTACAGCATCGAAGGCCTGACCGACGTGGTGGAGCTCACCGACGAGCAGGTCCGCCAGCTGGGCATCCGCTTCCCCCCGAGCATCGCCGAGCGGATCGTGCGCCGGGGCGGGCGGGTCGTGATCCCCATCGGGGACTGGTACTTCCAGCCCATCCGGGATGCGGCAACCTATCTGGGCCTGGATCTGCAGAAGCTGGCCCGCTAG
- the phnC gene encoding phosphonate ABC transporter ATP-binding protein — translation MKGSSLRVEGLTKIYPDGTVALRDVTFSVEPGEFVVIIGLSGSGKSTLMRCINRLIEPTAGKIYIDGVDITSLSPAELRRVRRHIGMIFQQFNLVRRMPVLTNVLTGRLGYLPPGWALLNYFPREEVARALHNLQRVGIADKAYSRADQLSGGQQQRVGIARALMQEPTLILADEPVASLDPATSHSVLKYVEELNKKDGITVLCALHFLSLARRYGTRILALKAGRIIFDGLPTDIDARRFREIYGEEAVEVEIT, via the coding sequence GTGAAGGGATCGTCTCTGCGGGTAGAGGGTCTGACCAAGATCTATCCCGACGGCACGGTGGCGCTGCGGGACGTCACCTTCAGCGTCGAGCCGGGGGAGTTTGTGGTCATCATCGGGCTGTCGGGATCGGGCAAGTCCACCCTGATGCGGTGCATCAACCGGCTGATCGAGCCCACCGCCGGGAAGATTTACATCGACGGCGTGGACATCACCAGCCTGTCCCCGGCGGAGCTGCGGCGGGTCCGCCGGCACATCGGCATGATCTTCCAGCAGTTCAACCTCGTGCGGCGCATGCCGGTGCTCACCAACGTGCTGACGGGGCGGCTGGGGTATCTGCCGCCGGGGTGGGCGCTGCTGAATTACTTCCCCCGGGAGGAGGTCGCCCGGGCGCTGCACAACCTGCAGCGGGTCGGCATCGCCGACAAGGCGTACAGCCGCGCCGACCAGCTCAGCGGAGGCCAGCAGCAGCGGGTGGGCATCGCCCGGGCCCTGATGCAGGAACCGACCCTGATCCTGGCCGACGAGCCCGTGGCCAGCCTCGACCCCGCCACCTCCCACTCGGTCCTGAAGTACGTGGAGGAGCTGAACAAGAAGGACGGGATCACCGTCCTGTGCGCCCTCCACTTCCTCAGCCTCGCCCGGCGGTACGGCACCCGCATCCTGGCCCTGAAGGCCGGGCGCATCATCTTCGACGGCCTGCCCACGGACATCGACGCCCGGCGCTTTCGGGAGATTTACGGTGAGGAGGCCGTGGAGGTGGAGATCACGTGA